In Capsicum annuum cultivar UCD-10X-F1 chromosome 8, UCD10Xv1.1, whole genome shotgun sequence, the genomic window CCATGACACAATCAATTActaaataatcatgttttagacaTAATCCCAGGGTATTAGTTACTCATAGTCTgaagaaaaacataataattaatgttaatcataataattaaccgCCTCAGAATTGAtcctgggtgtatttatacacatAAGTGTCGTATTTTATCCATGTTTCGGCTCggcttagttttgaggataaacACGTATATTTGCTTATATCTTGTGCTTTATCAATATAGATGAACTAAAGAATGTGATTAGCATGTTTCTGGTAAAAATGCAGCGGAAAGAATACCAAATGATAGCAGAAGCATGCACGAACACGATAGGAAGTACGAGGGTAGTTCTACAGCCAAATGGAGCTCCGAGTTGTGCATCCAGGAGCCATGGAAGTAAGCTCGTGTCGTGCAACTCAGGCCTGTGCATTGGACGACACCCCGCACATATCTGCCCATCGATTGAATTTTGTCAAATTTTAGCCAACTTCCAATAGGCTTGAGTTTTGAAGGAATCCATCTTTATAAATACCCCAAGGACGACCTGCAGTCATTAGTTTACGATTTTTGAGAGATAAATAGAGAGCACAAGGGTTTTTTACGAGGGTTCTTCATGTTGTAACTTAAAAATCTTAGTAAATTTCAGGTATTCTTTAAATAGAAACACACTAAACACTGTTATTTGGGCAGTTGCCAATGCAATGGCTTAATCCGTAATTCTTTTCGTTGTTgttgataaccgtggtgttcgAGCCAGCTTTGGCGACTCTCAACTAAATCCACAGGAGTTCTTTCCATACTGAAATGTTAAAAGAACCAAGATATTATAATTATAACAACAAAACAACATCACTTTCAATTATTATTTCTTCAAAGCTAACTAATTACAATCATCAGGAGGTTTATCCATAACAGGGAACAACTTTCCATCTCCtagttttacatattattatttggataaacaatataataaatatgTGAAGGCATTTTCATCATAATTTAGATATGCACACCAAAAAAACAGCTGATACAAGATAAGACAAACATAAATTTGACACCAAAGCATTCTGCATTACTTGTTTCGTTGAGTGGATTCTGAAGGCAAAGAACTCTGACACTCCAGGAAAATCTCCTGAATCCGTTTCTTCAACAGTTTATCTTTGACACCTGCTAGCATACCACGATAAAACATCTCTAGTCGGACAAGCTTTCCACGATCCAAGGTCTCCAACATGTGTTCCCACTCCTTTGCAATGTCAAATGAACCTCCACTGCGTAACGAGGCTGGCATATCTCGCTCTTCAAAAGGTTTGCCAAAGGTGGCACCATGAAGAATGCTAGCATACCTTTCCATTAGAGAGAGTTTTGACTGAAGAATCTTTACATCCTCTGCTGCCATAGAAAGTTTCCTCTCCAATTCTACCACATCTTCAGGTTTCTTTTCTGTACCACTTTTATCGCCGCCATCATTTACACTCTGTTCTCTAAAATCTGCATCTAGAGGTGGCCAGAGTGCCATAATTGGAGAGTAGCAATCAATCATCTTACCATTTCCAAGGACACCACTCCATCCTCTACCCCAAGACCACATCTTATATCCAGCATCTGCCAGAAGAATAGTATGGGCAGCACCACAGACAACTTGAACAGGTTCTGGAAATTTAGGCCCGTATAGCCCAGCACAGGGAATCAATAGAGGAAGAATTGCATCACCTGCATCAGCTCCACTATAACTTGCTTCAGGACATAGGCCAAGGCCTTTCTCCATTCCCCATGACCACACATCTCCAGCAGAAGAGACAACACTTGTGTGAAATAAACCACAGTCAACAGAAATGAGAAATGCATTCCACGGTAACCCTTTCACTGGTTCAGGTGATAACACACTTTGGGTTGTCCCATGACCTAATTGCCCATTATCTCCCTGGCCAAATGTCCAGCATACACTTTCAAATGTTTCACTTGGACTTTTCTGAGCCAGTAAAGCAGTGTGAAAAGCTCCACAGGCTACCTCATATACTGTCCAAGGGGCATCTGAATTGAAGGGCTCAATAACTTCAGGATACTGTCTGCTCTGCCTGTCTCCCAAGCCTAACTGGCCGTGGCTGTTGCCACCCCAAGAATAACAAACCAGATCACTCCCTTTGTAACCTTCACCAGCAGTGACTAATGCCACAACATGCTCATTTCCGCATGCCACCTTAACAACTGTGTGTCCATGGAAATTCCAGACAGGCATTGGGTTGCAACTACTAGTAAGAGGGAATTCACTCTCCATAGACTTGCTTTTCTGTGGTTCAGGAAAGTTACCCCACATCCATAGAGATCCAAGACTATCAATTGCAGATGACATCATCCCGCCACCTTTAACTGAGGAAATCTACAGGAGAAAACAGAATCAGTTGCTGACATCAATCTATTTCCTCATTAAtttcaacttgtttcataccgtCAGTTTCTTCCTCTCTGAGCCACTAGCTGATGAATTAGGGGAACCTAACTCAAGGAATCCCTCCAATAAATGAGGAACCAAGGAATTTTCTCCGTCAAAACCAAGTTGTCCATCCACAACGAAGTCAAGGAAAAGAATGATTAATAGCACATGCACAAGACAATTGCAAATTCAATAAGTTCAAGCAAATAATACTGGACGTTCACCATATAAAAGCATATACTAAAATCAAAGGAATCTCTCAAGGATACAGATATTATATCCCCAGCCCCATACTGATCCATCATCtgcaaaaacaaagaaaagtcaaaataaaagagaaaagggaaACAGAGTCATGGAGTTCAAGATAGTTAAACATTTTTCCTTGTAAACAGCATTGTTGCTCTTCTTAGtataaaaaaagggcagcccggtgcactaaagctacctcTATGTGCGGTGTCCGGGAAAGGGCCCCACACCGCGCTCTTCTTAGTATCAGTTTTGTTAATAAGCCAAAAATTGTAACTATCTGAATGTTTTTGTTATGCCTTCACATATTAGTACAAATCTCATGGTTCTATAATTTTAGCACCTTGGATAAAGCAAACAAATAATTAGCTCTCAATCCCCCGCTCTTTGTTTGACAAGAAAACACTTCACCCATTTGAGTCTTAAAGAAGAGTGAACTCTATTTAATCCTCCAATAAGGATTTGACAGTTAGATTAAACCCATAAGCCATGTCAACCTACCTAATATGTAGATCTTTTCAGTTTGTGGAACATGAGTGAATTAGCAGCTATCTACCTAATTCATGGTAGAAACCTTGAAAACTGTAATATTTCTCCCTTCGTCAGAATTATGTTATGGTGTTTCACTTGACACagtttaagaaattaaagaagaatttTGACATAATAAACATATGCCAAAGATATCATTTTAAATGAGTGGTGGTGAGAGTTCTCTACGTCTTTCATTATATGGTGGTAAGGGTTTCAACGTGTCATCTCATAAAGAATAAAATGGGGATGCTAAAATTAAGTAATTTCAAGAAAGAGAGATGTCATTctttttggaacaaattaaaaaggaaagtgtCACATTAAATGAGACACGGGGAGTAATATTTTCCTAAGTTGCAAAAAActcgaaaattttaaattagtaaaattacaaaaaaaaataaataaataaataaaacatcattGGCATTATAATATGCTTTCGTTGAGAGGGACTCTACGACAAATTTTTCTTACTAAGTGGTACTGTGTAAGAAAAATACTTTGATCTATAAGATTCAGCATTCCAAACTGCCTTTATTTATGGAAGACGCCATCTTTGATTCGACAGTGGATTACTGAGTTGTGGTTAATGGTAAGACGAGGCCATAGACCATATTAACTATGGGTCCATGTTTGGTAGAACTCGCAACTATCTGCTAAATCCTCTATATATACATGTATTGGGTGTTAAAAGCAAGTCCAGATAAAACTAGTAAATTTCAAAACCATACTCTTAATTCAAAACCAACATAGTCTAAATTACTGATCCACTACTGCATATATGCACATTTCATAGATCACATGAACTATTCTGAAAGCAAACACAAGACACAAATTGTAGAAAACGGTCATTGACAATCTAACCCATGGCTTTATATCTAGAagtaacaagatagaataatttCAATCTAGTGACAGATGAAATTGGGGATAGCCAGCCTAAAATTACATATCCAAAGAGATGAACTTCAAGATTTCACTGCCCAATTAACTACTACTCTCCATTTTATGTAGCACCTTTTGGATTTTGAGATTCAAACAAGTCTTTCTTTGactataattttttcatatatcttttcAAATTCTTGAATTATCGATTATTGTAACTAATACTACTTTTTACgtagttttcaaatatgtaaattttattttgataaactTACAGATTTTGACGGGATCCTTGGAGCAATTGGTAAAGTTGTTGACATGTGACctggaggtcacgagttcaaCCAGTCAAAATAGCCTCTTGCAAAAAATGTACTGTAAGGCTGTGTACAATAAACCCTTGTGGTTTGGCCCTTCCCCGGACTCCATGCATAGCAGCTGTAGTGAGTTTTAGAGCACCGAGCTGCCCTTTCTTTTAAACTTAAATATTCCATGTCCAAATTTTCGGTCAAAATTAAACTATTTGACTCTAGAAATGATAaatgtgccacataaattgggacataaCAGTAGCTTGAAGAAAGTAAGCAATATTTTGACTATAAACCAACAAATTAAACTGAATTTAAGTTTGCATCAAAGCAAAAGATAGAAGAAAGTGAAATGATAGAAAAAAGGGTATAACCTGAAACAGCAAGACTGTGATAAGCACCAACAGTAATACCAACAATCTTGACCCGTTTATCTCCATTAGAATCAGCCAGGCCAAAGTTGATTCGAACCGGGTATAAGTGGTCAGCTTCTGAACCGACACCAAGTCGACCGAATGTTCCTCTTCCCCAAGAATACACATCTCCATTTGCTACACAACAATTTAGATACTGTTCAGAGAATCTTTTTGGGGTGGAAGAATATAAAAGAGAGAGTTCAAAAAGATGTATGTGTTACCAGTGAGAGCAAGAGTATGAGCTTCGCCAGCGGCGACAGCTATGATTTTGTTAAACAAGTTGCCCGATCCTGACGATTCAGATTCCAGTTGCTCCGCCATTTCTTTAACTTTGATCAGGAATGTAACTCACTGTATTTTATCTCACAAATTTTGGGAAATTGATTTGTTACTACAAGTGGTATTACTCCCATCCCTCCAAATCTTTATGTATGTGACGACTCAAATAGATATCAGGGAAAAGGTCACTTCTAAAAACAAATAACTCaagtttaaaaactttttaaaaagttttctGTATTTTCGTTTTATAGGTATTCCttaatttgagttattttaacctacttaattcatatattatattgatacagtTTATTAACAATATTGATACACCATCCAACTTGAGCAATTcgatccttttaaaaatattttaatttttttggttataaatattttaactaatcaaatattctactttttttattatttaaaaataataattaaattatataaaaatgatataattgttaaatagaatatgtatcgatataatatatatgtatagaaattatgtagTTCTaccaaatatgtatatgtataaaatatatataaaaaaatatatagaaagtgtatgaaaattatataattgttatataaaacgtgtaaaaaaatgTATAGTTATTGTATAgattgtgtatcaaaactatataattttcatataaaatatttctatgtataagatatgtatagaaactgtatagaaggtgtgtagaaacgatATAGAACAcgccagtaaattgaaatggctagaaaatggaatttaaatttcatagccatttttataaaaatagtttgatttgaagtgtcgtttctgtcatTCCCCCTTGATATTaattagtttaggtgtacgcatttcaccttatttaattgaatttaaacatttatttaaataataaatataatataataattaaattgaatatttttagagaatttatttaattaaacctaaccttcacaaaaaaaatctatcaaagtcgatcgacattcatctaccacctgtaaactgcaacaaagcaatataatgatagagacatcaaaataatataattaaatctaacctttacacaaaaattttctcaaagtcgtctgacactcatctaccacctctaaactataacaaaataatacgataatagagatatcaaaaataatacaactaaactttacgtctacacaaaaaaaattcttaaaatagagatataaaaataatacaattaaacctaatctttacctaaaagaattcctcaaagccgaccgacattcgtctaccacctgtaaattcatctatgacctataaactacaataaaataatacaatagtgatcacaaagcttaagaaaatcaatttcttcggtagtttaacgtgcatctcaatatttatagaagtatttccttagtaaagtcttattttaggagtattttgctatcctattttaggagtatttttctaattgatcactaTAAAGGAAAAtgttaattgattctccttctatatattttaggagttccatatattttagaagtctagttaatataataaaaataattaaataataaattttaaaaaatagtaaaaagacagtttTGCCTAAAGAaaggtcttttaatgaaggacaaaaagttcaaatcattttttaagggccttcacacttttaatatattatagatatagatataaatataaattatagatatagattatagattataaattatagattataaatattaatattaatgttTAAACTTTATTCAGATTTgtaaatatttaacacatataaTGGTAAAATGGTCTAGTGTACCCTTGTATTTATTCGAGTTTATAAAATAAATACCTTTACTTAGCATTTTGTCATCTGAACTCCTCgattcaatattttaaatcttatttcggtGTGTGTAATACAAACGCCTCCACgtcaatttttatgttatttttaaatgCTACATTAAATTTCACGTTATTTTTAAATGTCACATAAGAAATTAAACAttaataaataatacatataaaaaataaataacacaaaatGAAATTTCAAACAAAACAACCCCCCCTGCAATTTTTTTACTCGTTTCTCctcactcttcttttttttctcttttctttgtctTTCTGCTCCTATGCTTTAACCCGACAAACACCCTTCTGCTCCTTAACCTTCAATCCAACAACACTATCTCCATCTCTCTCAATGCTCTatcaaccaaataaaataaattcactcatcatcataattttctAACAAGATGATTAACGAttataattttaaacaaaaaactacaaaaaattcatcaaataatTGCTAACAACGGTCTCATAATCAAAGAAATTGACAAATAAAATTCTTAttccttaatttcttttcaaaaatatttatttttctatatccTATAAAATGTTGGTATTGGGAATTGATTGGCGGGGTGGGGATAGTGGGTAGGGGTTGTGTTCGAAGAAAATGGAGATGAAAGAACGACAGAGTAGAAGGATGGTGGGGATTGAAGAATAACAAGAAGATGAGGGTGGGGGTAGGGTTGGCTGGATGGGGTGGGATGGGTTGAAGAAGAAGCGAAgcattttgggatttccttttctatttttttccttttgtctaaatatatattgttttctttaaagaaaaatcatgtttttaaagGTGAAATATTGGTTTCACTAGCCATTAAATGAGTGTTTGCATGCATATTTCTAAGTCAACAATATTAATGTCACATCAGCTCAGTCAATGATCAGAGGGGTTtagaattttagattttagatttttttgagtTGAACGGTTAAGATGTAAAAGACTAAATAGAAGTGGTCACTTTACAAATTAGGACAAGTACAAGAGTTCAATAGACCATTTCGCGCAcatataatacataaatgtgcTCTTAACTTGAGTTAAACTGACATTATGTCTGTAGGTGTGTACaagtatatatttaaatttttataaaggTAAACAAATAACAGACCTATTCTATATGATAATTTGATTGAgataaattcaaattgatttaTATTATTGTCATGTAGGACGTATAgatttacttgttcaattttataaGTTTCTTCTTCTATACACTTAAATTAAAGTTGGAGTTCATAGATATTGATTAAGATAAATTTAAGAGATACATTTATGTATTAGACTTATTTAATATGGGTAAAACACTAAAACTTGGTGTTCTCAAAGTATTTCCGTTCAagcttttttatttctaccttcttttatattattgttatgttAAATGTTAAATAACACTTGTCCGGTGAGGTCATGTTCATAGGAGTGACGAGAATATATTCAATTATAtcttactttttaatttttacatattttataattacaATATCTCAATCATAATGTTTTGgacaaagtaatttttttataaaagaaaaaaaaaaggagtagagaaaaagaaaaacactGATAAGGTTCATGTAAAATTTTCTGGAATACATTCATGACAACCGACAAATGTAAGGAATTtagaatattatttaattattgtgTGGATGTGGCATAGGGACACGAATAACTATAGTTGATTAGACTCAAGAATTAACAAATTCATTCTCAAACTGGTAAGATTAGATAACTATAGTTTgagtaattaaaatttgattGAATTTAGACTTTGAGGTATGATGAGTCAAATTTTTATAAAGAAGACGCAAGGGATTTTCTTTTTCCAACAGACGCAGGGGATTGTCCTTTTAATCTAATGTtgattctttctcttttattatttttttaaaaataaatactagaACTAGAATAACGAAAGATATTGTTTCTCTACTGCAATAAAAGTGTGGGTAAGAATTGACTATCAACATGATTGcttatatgtcatttaaattatgtttagaatttttttagtaattttatatGAGCTGTATAATATAATGTGGGCTTTTCTACTGTTACCAAGTCAGTTTTTAGTAGAGTAAAACATGTCCTCCATGTCTCTTACCACGACATATCTCCCACGTTACTCCCATTTATACTTCTTTGTTCAATTTTATAGTATGTAACACATACCCACACTCGGCTCGGTTGCTTTCTGATCATTTGAGCTTGTTGTTTTAGATTCAAGTGAGCTATTCCGTCAAATATCTCTTATTTATTGGAGCCCTCACATATTTTTTatccaattatttttttcttaatgtgATTATTTCTAACAATAACAATCATTGAAATTATGCATCCAAATTGTTTAATGATATGCTCGACTCAGTTTATTTGGAGTGATAGAGTTCGCCAATTTTATTTAGTAACAATGGAAAGTTAGTCAACTCAATTTATGGGTTTGTGTCTAAGTATTTGTTGATTATAGTCTATTTTGCATGTGGGTTTGCGATGTTCATTGGGATTTTGGTTGGAAGTTTAATTTGGATAGGTTTATTTTACAGGAGAGTAACGATATTCAAGCTTTTCGCACTTTGTTAATTATTACTCGGAATAGTAATCTTGAGAACTTTTTGCAGTTTGTTATACTGTACGATGTTTGTGCATATTAATATATAGTAAATTTGTTTCTAATTTCAGTGTGTATCCAGGCACAAGTATCCAAAGACTATTTGATCTGTACTCATAAGTGAATGAGTTGAACAATGAGAATGTGATTATATGACTAACTGTGCATTTTCTCGTACTAAACTAGAGAAATATGACAACGAAATACATGACACAACTAAAGCTATTGAAATTGACTCTAAATATTCGAAGGTTCATTTTGAATTGTTAAATATTGAAAAGGAATTATGGCTTCTTTGCTAAAGGTTTCGATGTAGGTTGGTTTTATTGTTGTGTGTGCTTACTTGCTGATGGGTTGTGATCGTGGTTACTAAGTTATTATAGGCAACGGGATGCATATTTGGCAATATGGAAGTTCAAAGATACACTCAACAATTTTCAACAGATTGATATTTTTCGATAACTTCTCCAATCATCTTAGCTGTAAAATATTGTTTATGAATTATCAAACTATCTGGGCAATTCATGTCTTTAAGTGACATTCTACGTGTATTATGACATATAAGATACGCGTGTCCACTTGTTCAACTTTGTGTCTACTTGTTATGACCCGATTTCTGAGTTATGATGGCATCTAGCCCAGAGCTATGATCAATAGGCTAATTTTGTGGGAAAATGACATAAATGTCGAAAATTTTACAAGTAAAGACTTACAACAATAAATAAGGcagataatagtaataatagtactAACATGGaggataaataagataaaaataacatctcacgacctagtagtgtcagtacaagagctaataacaaaaagaatatgAATACTGtaatagtcaaatacaaatcAATCTCGAATAtggaaagactagacataaatagaagaaagaaaaatgacaacTCAGACTCCGAGAGCTCACCTTATCTTTGAACTCAAATCAGCATAATCGCAGTGTCAACGACAGTCACTAGTActtgaatctgcaccaaaaatgTATAGAAGTGTAGTACGAGTACCAAAgctacgggtactcagtaggcatcatcaaccgattgggctaaatcataatataagtataataaatatgcAAGATAAATAGGCTAAGTCAATGTAAAAGAAAAAGCCTGAAATAATGCTCCACATactataaatgaaaaaataaatcagaAAAATAACGTAAAGTAACACATAACTAGCACTATAAAACTGGCCTCCGTAAGTCAGCAAGTAcggaaaaataaataatccaatgCGAGGCCTCATAAGTATGGAGGGTGCAATCACAGATAATAATAATCGAAATCATACTAAATAACCATATATCAAGACATAACCGAGAATCATTCCATACCATAAACCTTAAACTAAAACTAATTCTATAACCTTCATAAGCAACTCCTTAATGCCGAACTTGAATCGAAACTCGTATAATCAAATGTCCGAATTGAATTGGAACTCATTTAATCAAATATTGGACTTGAACTGATACTCGTATAGTCAAATGACGGATTTGAACCAAAACCCATATCATGAATAATGTTGGAATCAAACTAGTCTTAAGATCATAAATCAccagacttgaaccagaactaGCATCAACTCTCAAGTACCAATCTAGCAAAAGTGTTATGTAACCAACCTATCTAAGCTCGTAAATATACAATCTAAGGGATACAATACATCTATAAAATTTACAAGAAACTAATAATAGTCTTGGCTTAAGGTGAGCTAGAGGGCCCACTTTTAATCTCCGAAATCCATTCTAAGGCATATTCTGCCCTGGAATAAGCTAAGGTATCTAATATCACTACTATATGCTAAATGAGCCATATTTTGTCCTAAGATAACACTTTTACCCTaaacatgagtaactaagtcaattacgcATAATGTACGATTTCTTAATAGGCTAAATATTCCAATTAGTACTAATTTATACCTCCAAGTCCTAATCTCCAACCTATATCtagcacattatcataaatatattacgATTAAGATTAATCTACCAGAAAGGTAAGCCTAGTATACCTGGACGCTGGAAAAAGAATGGTCAATTCTGCTAAATCAGTGAATTTTTCTTCTGAAAAGCTTCCGCACAGTACCACACTATCAAAGtcataatctacttatcaatTTGAGAACAAAggtacccatattgcattttcATGCTTTGGGTTCAAACTTACATAAAAACATCATGTGTGGGCCACTTGCAAAATCATCATTGCGTttctctatgctcaaggaatatttatcctaaaaataggTAAATTCTAAATAGTGCTAAAATCAACCCACTAATATTCTAGGGGTTTTGAGAATTAATTGAGAAACTACCCATGGAATTAATGAGAACTTAGCAAGAATTCAGAGAAGAAACAAGTATTTCAAACTCACAAATACCCCAAAATCTGTTATTGATGTTTCTCCTAAGTTTCCACACATTTTAGGGTTTCTCACTAGCAAACTTGTGCGAGAAGTGGGAGAAAATCAACTAAATAGGGCTTTTAATGGCTCCCACGTACTGCTAAAGCAGAAACTAGGCCACTTTAGTGGTCGCCGTTAAAGCTCCCAGGTGTAGCTAAAGTGGTACTTGTACTTATTTGGCATGCTCCTATAGACGAAAAGCAAGTGCTAAAGTGGCTTGCACTTTAGCGGCCAACTTTTCGCTAAAGCGACTGACTTGGCTGGTTACCCGACCCGACCCAAGGttttgtcataatgggcatcctaatTTTGATcgggattggagaccacccccgttacctaacccaaACTCTAGCCGCCTACCCTGAGTTGGtggaatttcgagcatataacaagatagagtaactaTTCAATTtacaaactctgggataggtctttTACAGAGattgacccaaccgagtccaaccgtttgaacccaaccaatagccaaaccaatcaaaccataaccatatgagttccataacaattatatataatcccaaaatgaaagaggatggaacaaccaataatacaattaactagtatcatccccaataccaatgccaatactaaggttggCACCcctaccgatcccacccattctaacctatagtagttccacaaaattctctaaccaaaagaataccaaaatccagttgggatatgcccccaaccataggtaaaaccaaagtataaaataacattcatgaaatggagccttccagaaagatggaaggtcaccacttcaatccaTTAGATGATCCCAAATGTTCGAtagctaagcaggaggagtagaacgataggttcctgcatcgcgtagggatacaactgctcgaagatgggttagcgggtgaacgctaccatgaactcaggataaggataaaataatgccaaccagtaaaaccaagtaaattaaccatatgcatacaagccatatatatatatatatatataactatgccgaaAAAAGGAACCGGGtatagcatgcatttaaaatcattaatctgggtatgtgaagcttaatcgtccttaaccacccatgggctatatggttccaatgtaaccccctgaacgggcctcgatgcgtgtagccgcacgacccagagataccataagagtaagggattcccaagtaccctcaccatccatgatacatatatacaatgtacttagaggattcctgcGTACCTCATAGTATTATAAAAGGGTCTCCATGCCTTatcc contains:
- the LOC107838972 gene encoding ultraviolet-B receptor UVR8: MAEQLESESSGSGNLFNKIIAVAAGEAHTLALTANGDVYSWGRGTFGRLGVGSEADHLYPVRINFGLADSNGDKRVKIVGITVGAYHSLAVSDDGSVWGWGYNIYGQLGFDGENSLVPHLLEGFLELGSPNSSASGSERKKLTISSVKGGGMMSSAIDSLGSLWMWGNFPEPQKSKSMESEFPLTSSCNPMPVWNFHGHTVVKVACGNEHVVALVTAGEGYKGSDLVCYSWGGNSHGQLGLGDRQSRQYPEVIEPFNSDAPWTVYEVACGAFHTALLAQKSPSETFESVCWTFGQGDNGQLGHGTTQSVLSPEPVKGLPWNAFLISVDCGLFHTSVVSSAGDVWSWGMEKGLGLCPEASYSGADAGDAILPLLIPCAGLYGPKFPEPVQVVCGAAHTILLADAGYKMWSWGRGWSGVLGNGKMIDCYSPIMALWPPLDADFREQSVNDGGDKSGTEKKPEDVVELERKLSMAAEDVKILQSKLSLMERYASILHGATFGKPFEERDMPASLRSGGSFDIAKEWEHMLETLDRGKLVRLEMFYRGMLAGVKDKLLKKRIQEIFLECQSSLPSESTQRNK